The genomic region ccCTGACGTAACATTGGCATTACCGTGAGAAATTGAAATAGAACAAATACAGGGATGGCAGAATTAACAAAATGTTGTAGATTCATAAACCAGAAAGTATTATCTTAAATGTAGCTTACCGGGGttgttgaaaattttaataattgtagaaatgaccgGCGTTTCAACACGTTTGCAGATATGTATACTGGACTGTGTGGTCGAGGATCCTACtaggcgaaaagtacaattcgAATATAGCGCCACGGATTTCAAACGGAGCGCCATGCGTACCGATGCGCGAAATGGGTGAACCCGCAAGTACGGTAAAGCAGGCTGTCTAGATTTCTCGTCCGTGTGGACACACGCATAGAGCCCGCTAGTTTCGTTCTTTATTTCTCAATCTTCTCCCGTTTTCCTTCTGATGCAACTGCGTGGGTCTGGATGCGCATTAAAATAGTGTCGATAAAAATGCTTACTATGGTGAAGCAAAATTACTTACTGTGGTGAGGCATGACTTATCTTCTTTCATGAAAATGACGGTCAAGCTTGAGGCATGCTTGTGAACGGTACTTCCCAGACATTATCCGTTCTGAGCATGAGCGAGTCTTGCGTGTCGTTTCCGTTCGCGTCCATCTTCGTTTGAGTCCAGGCAAGGCGTGAGAGCTACATGGCTACGGATACGTCTCATGACTGATCAGTGTTAAAAAGAAAGTGAGATGGTAAGAAACTTcataaacatttaattttcaccTTGTTTCATcgatttatataattttctaaCGAGGAACATTTACGTTTCCTCGGAATTTTTCTGCAAACTTGAAATCGTATCATGCGCCGCATTGTTGACCACGTGTGATAGATAATTTCGTAGTGTATAAACTGTTCTAGCTCGACACTAATGCATATTCTATTGTTGTTTAAATCTTCGTGTTTTTTTCTCCTTACTATTCATTGAAACTGCATTGTTCGAAATTCGTTTCTAAGATTTGTTGATATTCGATTCGACGGTTTCGATTTTTCCATCCGCCATGTGCCGTGTCACCGACTCCATTCAATTCCGATCACAACAATATTCTATTTTTAGTTTACTATTTAGTTTACCATTGTGATTAACGaatgtaatttataatttaattatcttTCGTTGTAATTTTACAGTCGTTATCAACGGCGCGACCGCTTGTTACGGTCTGAACCGACAAAAATGAGGCCTCGGGAGATACGATCTCTCTGCCGGCCGTTTTCAAAGCCCCAATTCGACCAGATATTGTGAATTTCGTTCATCAGCAAGTCTCAAAGAACAGCAGAAACCAGTGCGTACCTCTTCTGGTTTACATTGATCTTTCAAACATACGACCACATCTACAGATGTTATCAAAGGCACCCTGACCAGAACGATGAGCCGCTGTACTGAAACGCGCTGCAATTTTGACAGCGCAGAGACGTCAACAGGAGAGAGACCTTATCCTGGCCGAGAAGCGTGGCGTAAGTATTATCTTTTACTGCCTGATTTGAACGCTAgagtaagtatatgcaatatatgtgtacaaaacagaatgtatatttataatatatatacttctaattctgctgttatgttacagtcccaaTGGCGAAATATACTTGGCCAACTGGCCAGAGGGGTGGCCAGGCCAAACCTGGCTAATTTGGTAGCAgcgaatgtaagtaaatgaaaaatacttttatatataatataatatagtaatatgtataataacaaataataataataatatatacttatacgttgcagagagagctgaagaaGCTCctaaagaaaaatatttatggcccccagaagagggtggaaaaaagaaaaggaagtggtggaagaggaagaagaggggtaagaggagggagaggaaacaaatatattgttaacttttattaattttaaatggTACTGAATAAATAAAACATCCTTTTTATCAatcctgttatttattttacttccgcacgccaccttcccctggtctagtaacctagcgcgcggcagaatatcttcgtgacaactgttcgtatcaagtaagatggacgtgccaatattcgagtgagcagttcgggagttggatatttcgattcagaaaagtctaagctggggggcttcggttgtagaaatgtccatttctttattattgatgagatatttacagtattcgacgagtgttcttgctgcaactgctacgagtatggggactgccccgcacgccaccttcccctggtcaagtaacctagcgcgcggcagaatatcttcgtgacaactgttcgtatcaagtaagatggacgtgcaaatattcgagtgagcagttcgggagttggatatttcgattcagaaaagtctaagctggggggcttcggttgtagaaatgtccatttctttattgtttatttctttcctcaaaaattgcactcgtgtgcgggttagcttggcactcctgTGCTGCCCTGGCTACCGAGAACACGTTGAACATAAAGTTGCACAGTTCGCAGGACTGGTCGCGTGTCAGAAACCTGAATTTTCAGATGCCGCCGGAGGCGAACACGAGAAAAGTGTCGGAGGAAGTGCTCAACGACAAAATCATCGTGCGCGCCCCGCTTAAGAAAAAATAGTCGACGGTGATGGCGTGCATGTATTTCCGATTACATTGTATCCTCGTCGCAGGTGATTGAGATCAATTACAAGGCCGTCATCCTACAGTTGCCTTGTTCCGTCTTGCAACGGAATTTTCCAGCTGTGTCCGCCCGACTTTCTCCGGGACGGGGACTACCTTTCTTCAATCCCTAAAAAACAGTTGATTTACGGGGAACCTTCGGTGCAGCGTGGCAAATTGACGGaccttcaacgaacgacgtgcaattgACAAAAGTCACGTTCGTTAGGCCTTCAATTTCGTGGagccttcgcctgcagtttctaaatttctaatTCCTTCGAGCCGTCTCCTTTCCGACAATAAAGCCATTTCTGCAATTTCGGATAACGCACACTTCATCGGCAACATTTCTTTAATTTATGACAGGTGCGCCAGCACGCATCCCTTCGGTCGCCCTTTCCGGGATGTCTTGCTACCTGTGACACTGGGTACGACCGGGACTCCTAAGGTCCCTTTCCACCTCGCGATCAACCAATGATCTTCAAGTTTTCTCTCGACgagaaacatataaaaacgagaactcTTGACCACCTCGGCCAGTCATTTTTTACTCCTGCGTAACCTCGTTCATATCATTCAACATCGCTCGTCACTCTAGTCTACGTCTCATTCAGTCTATCAATTCACGAACTATTAAGTaaaacagttgttcatttttaagtaaacggacaacgatatcgtcctattccgtcgcgcagcgtagtCGGCCTTACAACCCGATAGATAGTTAATATCGCGCAATAACGATATCAGGTGCTCACACGACGCACCTCTACAGTCTTCCCATCTTTTGTTCAAAACAAATAAAGCTAGTGGGTCAACAACGCATCGTCGACAAAAATTCATTTCTTGGGCTCCTCTGCGGGCTTTGTATCCTTCGGAGTTTCCGCCGCCTTAGTCTTCGGGGTTTCCGCCGCCTTAGTCTTCGGAGCTTTCGCCGCCTTAGTCTTCGGAGCTTTCGCCGCTTTAGTCTTCGGGACTTTCGTTGGCTTAGCCGCGGTTGTTGCCGCCTTCTTTGCGGTCTCTGGCTTCTTCGGTTTGGCTAACTTGGCAGCCAACATCTGTTTCCTGCGTCTTTCTTGCAGCAACTTCGATTTGACGCAGGGAGCGTTCTTTGGAAGCTTGATCTGTGCATAAGAAACGTTTATATTAACGAGACTCTAGCGTTCAAATCAGGCAGTAAAAGATAATACTTACGCCACGCTTCTCGGCCAGGATAAGGTCTCTCTCCTGTTGACGTCTCTGCGCTGTCAAAATTGCAGCGCGTTTCAGTACAGCGGCGTATGGGTTCAGACGCAACATTGCACGGGTGTTGGACAATGGGTTCAGTTTCTTCACGCTGCGCACCACCCTCTTCCTGTAAATGGAAATTATGTATCGTTATTTGTTTCCTTTatcattgttttatttatttttatcgttatttatttcctcagtatttgaaataaaattatcactgtcagtCAGTAACACGGACCAAATATTCTCATCATTTAAGAGTTCTAAATAAAAAATGCAAATTATTAAAAGGGTGAAGCACATGCCTTGGCGCTCTCAGGACTTTGCGAATTTCCTCGGATTTCAGAAGCCTCGACAAGTCTGTGTTTGCCATCTTAGGGAACGGCAAGTTGTAGTTAGCTTTCAGTTGCGATTCCTTGCGCCAAGTTCCGTAAAGAGCATCCAGTTTGTCGAAAGCGGACTTCGTCCAGATTACAAAGCGTCCAACGTGACCACCGGGTGCCAATTTCAGAAGGTTCACTTTATTGATGTTCATGAGGTCGATGCCAGGAATGTTGCGGAACGCCTTACGAATACCCTAATGGCGAACAAATTATTAGTTAATTGAACTATAGAATGAAGTGTTTGTTTCTACATTTGATTAATACCTTGTCTTCACCGTACACGATCAAAGGTCCACGACGCTGGATGCGTCTGCGGTTACGCATCTTACCCTTACCGGCACGGAAACGTTGAGATTTGTATACCTATAAGTAAAAGGAAAGTTATTTTCTTGCACATCGATACAGAGTATTCATTGTGCTTTTGTTTGGTCATCTATACCCCATTCTAGTGAGTAAACTAACTAGTCAAGAACGCCTGACAACCATATTTCTCTAGCACCTGATGGAGCATCCGAGTTAAACGTTTCTTAACAAGGCTGCGGACATTCTACAGTGCGCATGCAACGAGCTTATGCGGAAATACACTCACCTTCTGGATATCGTTCCATGCCTTCATACGTCTCAAGAAAATAACAGCATGCTTTGTTTTATTATATTCTTGGATTTTGTCAGAAACTACTAGGggaaattctggaacttctTGGATCATGTGACCTGCAAATAAATGCTAATATAAAACTGTTCTAGATCGAGAGAACATAATTCAACATTTTGTAAAACCGTTCGGTAAAATGCTATAAATATAATCAGTGAACAATCAGCAACACGGACCAAGCGATTCATCATGACAATAAAGTTATATGAGAGAAGTAATTGACGTTGTGACTTGATGCTTACCCTTGGATTGTACCAGAGCTGGAACACCAGACGCAGCAATGGCAGAAACCAGTGCGTATCTCTTCTGGTTTACGTTGATCTTTCGGTGCCAACGTCTCCAGGGTTTTGTAGGAGCAAACATGCGGCCACCTCTACACATGTTGCCAAAGGCACCCTGACCAGAACGGTGGGTACCACCACCACGAACACGGGGGATACGTGCTACAGCACGTCCGGTACCCCATGATTCGGCAGAGGTTTGGTGACCTATTAAAAGAAACCTATATTTAATAATTCTGTAATTAGTTCTTTAAAAAGAACTTAACATTATAGCATAGTAGAATCACATTTAATACAATCAACAAATTTCTTACGAGAAAAGAATTTACAGGGCAaagttgaaattaatttttcattatttgTTAGGAATTTTTTGATTGCGTTGTACGAAGTTCAATCTATATTGTCCCGATTTGTTAATAGACCACTCACCAGCTTCCTTAGATACACAATATGGCTGTCTGCTGTTCTTTGAGACTTGCTGATGAACGAAATTCACAATATCTGGTCGAATTGGGGCTTTGAAAACGGCCGGCAGAGAGATCGTATCTCCCGAGGCCTCATTTTTGTCGGTCCAGACCGTAACAAGCGGTCGCGCCGTTGATAACGACTGTAAAATTACAACGAaagataattaaattataaattacattCGTTAGTCACAATGGTAAACTAAATAGTAAACTAAAAATAGAATATTGTTGTAATCGGAATTGAATGGAGTCGGTGACACGGCACATGGCGGATGGAAAAATCGAAACCGTCGAATGGAATATCAACAAATCTTAGAAACGAATTTCGAACAATGCAGTTTCAATGAATAGTAAGGAGAAAAAAACACGAAGATTTAAACAACAATAGAATATGCATTAGTGTCGAGCTAGAACAGTTTATACACTACGAAATTATCTATCACACGTGGTCAACAATGCGGCGCATGATACGATTTCAAGATTGCAGAAAAATTCCGAGGAAACGTAAATGTTCCTCGttagaaaattatataaatcgATGAAACAAggtgaaaattaaatgtttatgAAGTTTCTTACCATCTCACTTTCTTTTTAACACTGATCAGTCATGAGACGTATCCGTAGCCATGTAGCTCTCACGCCTTGCCTGGACTCAAACGAAGATGGACGCGAACGGAAACGACACGCAAGACTCGCGCATGCTCAGAACGGATAATGTCTGGGAAGTACCGTTCACAAGCATGCCTCAAGCTTGACCGTCATTTTCATGAAAGAAGATAAGTCATGCCTCACCACAGTAAGTAATTTTGCTTCACCATAGTAAGCATTTTTATCGACACTATTTTAATGCGCATCCAGACCCACGCAGTTGCATCAGAAGGAAAACGGGAGAAGATTGAGAAATAAAGAACGAAACTAGCGGGCTCTATGCGTGTGTCCACACGGACGAGAAATCTAGACAGCCTGCTTTACCGTACTTGCGGGTTCACCCATTTCGCGCATCGGTACGCATGGCGCTCCGTTTGAAATCCGTGGCGCTATATTcgaattgtacttttcgcctaGTAGGATCCTCGACCACACAGTCCAGTATACATATCTGCAAACGTGTTGAAACGCcggtcatttctacaattattaaaattttcaacaaCCCCGGTAAGCTACATTTAAGATAATACTTTCTGGTTTATGAATCTACAACATTTTGTTAATTCTGCCATCCCTGTATTTGTTCTATTTCAATTTCTCACGGTAATGCCAATGTTACGTCAGggtatatgtcaaggttacattTTAATTATCAATGAAAGTAGCATAATATCATCATCTATGattagaaaatattaatatcaaaGAGAACTAGAAGTTTGCAGCTATTAGCTCGGTATCATTCTCGACACAAAACACATTGCAATTCGCAACATTTTCTGAATCGAGAATGAttccgattgcccgggtctcaccgcgaggaggttgctgctttagagacccgaaagggagtcagagcgaagtcggaattcgttatggctccctttcttacaacgacgacttataaactaacccatacgctcgccagctagctagcacacacccacactcactcacacgttcgcatatgtcaagtacttttgcggaccaaagtggatcaaagaagaagtctctgatccatGGGGATCAAAACGAATCAGAGCAGAAGGCTATGATTCTTTTAAAGTGAGAAACAATCACGTGTCAGtccagaaggcactgactcaagggtgacgcgacgcgtacaatgctcgcacaagtctggagccGCGCAGATCTCGATGATCGGCGCGATCACATGGGGaatgatgatccaaagttggatcatcccacaatggatcggatttctcgccctgcgccccgcccccaagagagagctaaggacggcttacattgcgaatgtgcgaagcgagagcctccccagaaggaaggtccgcgttcgaatcaccacgccacatggtcactcgtcgaacatcgagatgtgtccggacttacccaagagtttgcgcaagcaaggccaccacagctttctgctgtagcggagtcaaaaacgagacgcgaaaaaggaaagctaaggcaatactactggacatatgcgaacttggcgactcgggtacctcggggacgcaacaccccgtgccccccacgggcgctcccgtgggtcgggggcacctgagggaacttaaacccttgccgtaccatttcctttacatttataataactagaaatttctcaattgtaataatttctcggAAGGAGATGAACATTTGTATTTATTGTGAGACTATATTTTTTGAACtattaaatattgtggtgagAAGAAGAGAAATTTTGAAGAACCTGAAAGAAagtaataatattcattcttcAGAGAGAAATCGTTACCAAAAGCTAGATTCGTTAAAGcacggcaagaggttaaaaatcttaaattaagacgcacgcacttattaactaagacgcatcccacggcggatgataatctatATAATGAACCTGAAACCATTAAATTCAAGTTAGTATGAATACAAGGTTAAATAGGAAACGTAAGACCAGCAcaggagtgccaagctaacccgcacacgagtgcaatttttgtggaaatggagaaaatgaaattttgcaaaattaaattcagaaccctaacaacctacaagcgcctcgggtacctcggggacgctaccccccgtactcactagcgggccccacccgcaagcgagcccctgagggacctaagatcggaggaattacaatttcaacaattttcaaacGAAACTTTATTTCGAGCTCCAACTTCAAGTGTAAAttcacacacttttacaatacacactTTGTTACAATATAAagattgcagctatttgctcggtatcatccttgacccagaaattcattgcaattcgcaacattttctgaatcgagaatgattccgattgcccgggtctcaccgcgaggaggttgctgctttagagacccgaaagggagtcagagcgaagtcggaattcgttatggctccctttcttacaacgacgacttataaactaacccACACGTtcgccagctagctagcacacacccacactcactcacacgtTCGCATATGCCAAGTACTTttgcggaccaaagtggatcaaagaagaagtctctgatccatGGGGATCAAAACGAATCAGAGCAGAAGGCTATGATTCTTTTAAAGTGAGAAACAATCGCGTGTCAGtccagaaggcactgactcaagggtgacgcgacgcgtacaatgctcgcacaagtctgaAGCCGCGCAGATCtcgatgaccggcgcgatcacatggggaatgatgatccaaagttggattaTCCCACAATGGAtcggatttctcgccctgcgccccgcccccaagagagagctaaggacggcttacattgcgaatgtgcgaagcgagagcctccccagaaggaaggtccgcgttcgaatcaccacgccacatggtcactcgtcgaacatcgagatgtgtccggacttacccaagagtttgcgcaagcaaggccaccacagctttctgctgtagcggagtcaaaaacgagacgagaaaaaggaaagctaaggcaatactactggacatatgcgaacttagcgactcgggtacctcggggacgcaacaccccgtgccccccacgggcgctcccgtgggtcgggggcacctgagggaacttaaacccttgccgtaccatttcctTTACATTTATAATGACTAGAAATTtctcaattgtaataatttctcggAAGGAGATGAACATTTGTATTTATTGTGAGACTATATTTTTTGAACtattaaatattgtggtgagAAGAAGAGAAATTTTGAAGAACCTGAAAGAAagtaataatattcattcttcAGAGAGAAATCGTTACCAAAAGCTAGATTCGTTAAAGcacggcaagaggttaaaaatcttaaattaagacgcacgcacttattaactaagacgcatcccacggcggatgataatctatATAATGAACCTGAAACCATTAAATTCAAGTTAGTATGAATACAAGGTTAAATAGGAAACGTAAGACCAGCAcaggagtgccaagctaacccgcacacgagtgcaatttttgtggAAATGGAGAAAacgaaattttgcaaaattaaattcagaaccctaacaacctacaagcgcctcgggtacctcggggacgctaccccccgtactcactagcgggccccacccgcaagcgagcccctgagggacctaagatcggaggaattacaatttcaacaattttcaaacGAAACTTTATTTCGAGCTCCAACTTCAAGTGTAAAttcacacacttttacaatacacactTTGTTACAATATAAagattgcagctatttgctcggtatcatccttgacccagaaattcattgcaattcgcaacattttctgaatcgagaatgattccgattgcccgggtctcaccgcgaggaggttgctgctttagagacccgaaagggagtcagagcgaagtcggaattcgttatggctccctttcttacaacgacgacttataaactaacccacacgctcgccagctagctagcacacacccacactcactcacacgttcgcatatgtcaagtacttttgcggaccaaagtggatcaaagaagaagtctctgatccatGGGGATCAAAACGAATCAGAGCAGAAGGCTATGATTCTTTTAAAGTGAGAAACAATCGCGTGTCAGtccagaaggcactgactcaagggtgacgcgacgcgtacaatgctcgcgcAAGTCTGGAGCCGCGCAGATCTCGATGATCGGCGCGATCACATGGGGaatgatgatccaaagttggatcatcccacaatggatcggatttctcgccctgcgccccgcccccaagagagagctaaggacggcttacattgcgaatgtgcgaagcgagagcctccccagaaggaaggtccgcgttcgaatcaccacgccacatggtcactcgtcgaacatcgagatgtgtccggacttacccaagagtttgcgcaagcaaggccaccacagctttctgctgtagcggagtcaaaaacgagacgcgaaaaaggaaagctaaggcaatactactggacatatgcgaacttagcgactcgggtacctcggggacgcaacaccccgtgccccccacgggcgctcccgtgggtcgggggcacctgagggaacttaaacccttgccgtaccatttcctTTACATTTATAATGACTAGAAATTtctcaattgtaataatttctcggAAGGAGATGAACATTTGTATTTATTGTGAGACTATATTTTTTGAACtattaaatattgtggtgagAAGAAGAGAAATTTTGAAGAACCTGAAAGAAagtaataatattcattcttcAGAGAGAAATCGTTACCAAAAGCTAGATTCGTTAAAGcacggcaagaggttaaaaatcttaaattaagacgcacgcacttattaactaagacgcatcccacggcggatgataatctatATAATGAACCTGAAACCATTAAATTCAAGTTAGTATGAATACAAGGTTAAATAGGAAACGTAAGACCAGCAcaggagtgccaagctaacccgcacacgagtgcaatttttgtggAAATGGAGAAAacgaaattttgcaaaattaaattcagaaccctaacaacctacaagcgcctcgggtacctcggggacgctaccccccgtactcactagcgggccccacccgcaagcgagcccctgagggacctaagatcggaggaattacaatttcaacaattttcaaacGAAACTTTATTTCGAGCTCCAACTTCAAGTGTAAAttcacacacttttacaatacacactTTGTTACAATATAAagattgcagctatttgctcggtatcatccttgacccagaaattcattgcaattcgcaacattttctgaatcgagaatgattccgattgcccgggtctcaccgcgaggaggttgctgctttagagacccgaaagggagtcagagcgaagtcggaattcgttatggctccctttcttacaacgacgacttataaactaacccacacgctcgccagctagctagcacacacccacactcactcacacgttcgcatatgtcaagtacttttgcggaccaaagtggatcaaagaagaagtctctgatccatGGGGATCAAAACGAATCAGAGCAGAAGGCTATGATTCTTTTAAAGTGAGAAACAATCGCGTGTCAGtccagaaggcactgactcaagggtgacgcgacgcgtacaatgctcgcgcAAGTCTGGAGCCGCGCAGATCTCGATGATCGGCGCGATCACATGGGGaatgatgatccaaagttggatcatcccacaatggatcggatttctcgccctgcgccccgcccccaagagagagctaaggacggcttacattgcgaatgtgcgaagcgagagcctccccagaaggaaggtccgcgttcgaatcaccacgccacatggtcactcgtcgaacatcgagatgtgtccggacttacccaagagtttgcgcaagcaaggccaccacagctttctgctgtagcggagtcaaaaacgagacgcgaaaaaggaaagctaaggcaatactactggacatatgcgaacttagcgactcgggtacctcggggacgcaaCACCCCGTGCCTCcaacgggcgctcccgtgggtcgggggcccctgagcGATCTTAACCCCTAGtcgtaccattttctttaaatttatgatgactagaagtttcctgattgtaataatttctcagaaggagaagaaaatttctaattattgtgagactacatttcattgaacaagtaaatattgtagtgaaaagaagagaaatttagacgaaattgaaaatataaaataatgttcattcttagGAAAAATCTTTATTCAAAACTAGACTCGttaaagtatggcaaggggttaataatcttaaactaagccacacacacacatatcaactaactcgcatgcacttaataactaaggcGAATCcatcggcggatgataatcccacgccggatgataatcccacggcggatgataatcccacgccggatgataatcccacggcggatgataatccctcgacggatgataatccctcggcggatgataatctctgTAATGAGCCTGAAATGATTGAGTTCGAGTTAGTTTGAATACAAGGCgaaataggaaacctaagaccagcacaggagtgccaagctaacccgcactcgagtgcaatttttgagaaaatggagaaaatgaaatttaacaaaattaaattccgaaccctaacaacctacaagcgcctcgggtacctcggggacgctaccccccgtactcactagcgggccccacccgcaagcgagcccctgagggacctaagatcggaggaattacaatttcaacaattttcaaacGAAACTTTATTTCGAGCTCCAACTTCAAGTGTAAAttcacacacttttacaatacacactTTGTTACAATATAAagattgcagctatttgctcggtatcatc from Megalopta genalis isolate 19385.01 chromosome 3, iyMegGena1_principal, whole genome shotgun sequence harbors:
- the LOC143259246 gene encoding large ribosomal subunit protein uL4-like isoform X1, with the protein product MSLSTARPLVTVWTDKNEASGDTISLPAVFKAPIRPDIVNFVHQQVSKNSRQPYCVSKEAGHQTSAESWGTGRAVARIPRVRGGGTHRSGQGAFGNMCRGGRMFAPTKPWRRWHRKINVNQKRYALVSAIAASGVPALVQSKGHMIQEVPEFPLVVSDKIQEYNKTKHAVIFLRRMKAWNDIQKVYKSQRFRAGKGKMRNRRRIQRRGPLIVYGEDKGIRKAFRNIPGIDLMNINKVNLLKLAPGGHVGRFVIWTKSAFDKLDALYGTWRKESQLKANYNLPFPKMANTDLSRLLKSEEIRKVLRAPRKRVVRSVKKLNPLSNTRAMLRLNPYAAVLKRAAILTAQRRQQERDLILAEKRGIKLPKNAPCVKSKLLQERRRKQMLAAKLAKPKKPETAKKAATTAAKPTKVPKTKAAKAPKTKAAKAPKTKAAETPKTKAAETPKDTKPAEEPKK
- the LOC143259246 gene encoding large ribosomal subunit protein uL4-like isoform X2, giving the protein MSLSTARPLVTVWTDKNEASGDTISLPAVFKAPIRPDIVNFVHQQVSKNSRQPYCVSKEAGHQTSAESWGTGRAVARIPRVRGGGTHRSGQGAFGNMCRGGRMFAPTKPWRRWHRKINVNQKRYALVSAIAASGVPALVQSKGHMIQEVPEFPLVVSDKIQEYNKTKHAVIFLRRMKAWNDIQKVYKSQRFRAGKGKMRNRRRIQRRGPLIVYGEDKGIRKAFRNIPGIDLMNINKVNLLKLAPGGHVGRFVIWTKSAFDKLDALYGTWRKESQLKANYNLPFPKMANTDLSRLLKSEEIRKVLRAPRHRVVRSVKKLNPLSNTRAMLRLNPYAAVLKRAAILTAQRRQQERDLILAEKRGIKLPKNAPCVKSKLLQERRRKQMLAAKLAKPKKPETAKKAATTAAKPTKVPKTKAAKAPKTKAAKAPKTKAAETPKTKAAETPKDTKPAEEPKK